TAAATCCAGTCTTCATCAAACCCTTCCATTTTGTACGCGTATTGATTTTTTGTAGGCGCCGTAAAATCCAAAGCGGCAAATTCGAACGAAAATGCATTTTCTTTTTGACCCAAGGTCACTTGATCCATCGCGGCTATCGCACCTTGAAGGCGAAGCGGTTTATCAAAAATTTTAAACGCCGTCAGTACGACCGACGGTACATGCGTATTATCTTTGATTTCTTCAGGAAAAAACGCATTGAATCCGTTGACACCACCAAAAAACAATTCGCCGCTTTTACTTTTATGAAACGAAGAACCGTTAAATTCGTCGGCCTGTAATCCGTCATTCGGGTTATAGTTTCTGAATTTTTGGCCGCGTGGGGCAAGCGGATCAAACCGTGCAAGTCCGCGATTCGTCGAAAGCCAAAGGAAGCCTTTATTATCTTCTAAAACTCCCAATATGACTTCGTTGGGTAAACCATCTTTAGGTGTGTATCTTTCAAAACTGTTTCTTTGATGGTTCAAACGGTTCAATCCTTCAGTTGTACCGATCCACAATGCGCCATTACGATCTAAACACAACGAAGAAATTTTATTGGAACTAATCGAAGACGGATTACGAGGATCGTGCGTATAACGCGTAAACGTCATCGTTCGCAGGTTAAGACTATTCAGTCCATTGTCAAACGTACCGATCCATAAAATACTATCCTGTACAAGCAGCGCATAGGTGTCATTGGAACTGATACTTTTTCCGTCCGGGCCATCGTATTGATATGACGTAAAAACATTTTTTTTACGATCAAATCGGTTGAGTCCACCACCGCGTGTAGCGACCCACAGAATGCCATCATGATCTTCCACGATACTACGCACACGATTGTTATTAATTGAAGTTGGGTTTTTTGGATCATGACGGAAGTGCGTAAAACGGTCCGTCGCGAAATCATAACGCGACAAACCGCCGCCGGACATACCAAGCCAAATTTCGCCGTCACGCGTTTCGTAAATTGTCCAAACGCGTTCAGCGCTTAATCCGGATGCATGTAATTTATTATAACGCCAGTTTTTCCAGTTACCGGTTTTTCTATCCAAACGATTGAGACCGTCATTAGTACCTACCCATAAATAACCCATTCGATCTTCCAAAATGTCCCAAACATGATTGTGGCTTAACGTATTTTGCGAAGTCAACGAGCGACGATACACGCGAAATTTATTCGCTCTGGCATTCCAAATACTTGTTCCGCCGCCCGTTCCTATCCAAACATTGCCCGCATCATCTTCAAGAACTGAATAAACTCGATTTTCGCTTAAACTGCGCGGATTGAGTTGATCGTTTACAAAACGAACAGCTTCCGATCGTGTCGTATCAAATATTCCGAAAAGGCCGAAGTTATCTGTGCCGATCCAAACGCGTCCGGCACGATCCGTGGATACTTGGTTTATCGGACCATCCGTCAGAACTTTATTATCCAACTTCGTTGAAGTGTATTTGGTCATTGTCCCGTTGTCCCAATTGAACAATCCTTTATCCGTACCGATCCAAACTTGACCAGTGATATCTTCGGTTAACGAGGTAACGACCACTTCATCACTTTGCGGACGACCGGCGATTTGCATCGAAATGCGAAACCACTGGCCTTGACGATCGCGTACAAATAAACCTCCCAGTTGTGTTCCTGCCCATACGGTGCCCGAGCGTTCTACACACAATGCCTTTATTTGCCCATACTTTAATTCCGGAACTTCAGAGGCAGGGCGAAAAGTTTCTTTTTCACGATCCATATACACGATGCCCCGGCCGGTAGCAATCATAAAATTGCCGATATGATCTTCTAGTATCGCATAAACGTCATTAGACGGCAACGAACCGGCCTGGCCGTCAGCGATAAAATTACGAAACTGTTCCGTGGTTTGGTTCATGCGTGATAGCCCGCCGCCTTGCGTACCGATCCATAACACATGATGTTTATCTTCGTAAATCGTATTGATCCAATTCATAGATATCGAACTACTATCATCCACATCATGTTTGAAAACACTAAACTGATAGCCGTCGTAACGGTTGAGACCATCCTGCGTCCCAAACCAAATAAATCCGCGATAGTCTTGTACAATGGCATACACATTACTTTGCGACAGGCCGTTTTCTACGGTTAGTCGTTTAAATTCAAATTCACGGGATTGTGAAAAAAGAAAGGTAGTTCCGATAAAAAACAACCAAGCGACCAAAATTCGTTTTTTGATCATAGTCATTACTTTCATATCCATCGGCATGGCATTGCCATGCACGAACCGTCGAGAACATTAAGAAGTGAGAACATCAGGCAAGCGTTTAAAACTTAACTAATCTCAAGAGCCTGTGCAAGAAAATTAAAAAACTGGTATTCCAAACCTTTCAAATCATAGTTGAGAATAAGTCTTTTTTTTAATACTAAATACCATTTGGCATGATGGATGTTTTTCGTTTTATACATCGGAAAACAACATTAGACAACCTATCTCCTTCGCAAAGGACATCTCTGTGATTCGACCCCGCAACGCCACACTGCGTAAACGAAAACAGCTTTTGGATAACCTTTATAACGCATTTGATGCGTCCTATATCGCCAGCGATCCGATCCAAATGGTTCACCGTTTTGAGCAACCGTGTGATCAGGAAATTACAGCCGTACTGGCATCCGCCATGGCGTTCGGTCAGGTAGCACAAATCAACAAGGCATTATCTTCTGTGCTAACACTTATGAATAATCAGCCGCATTATTACGTTACCCATTTTGATCCCGAGCGTGAATTACCACGCTGGCAAAAATGGTACTATCGCATGATCCGGCCGGAAGACGTTTTACGTGTCCTATACGCTTTGAAAATCATTTTACAAAAACATCAAACACTTGGAAAATGGATTGAGTCACACTATCGAAATGAAGATGTACATCTAGGTATCACATGGAGCCGATGTGTGGATGAATTGAAAGACACCGATAAAAAACATTGGCAATGGCGGCGTGCACTCGGCGTAGGATTTACTTTTCTTTTGGCTGATCCGTCCAAAAAAAGCGCCTGTAAACGTGCATTTTTGATGTTGCGATGGATGGTGCGCAAGGATAGTATTGATTTAGGATTATGGAATCTACCGACGTCGAAATTACTTATTCCCGTAGATACCCATATTCAGCGGATTGCACTTTATATCGGCTTAACCAAACGTACGGATACTTCCCAAAAAACGGCGATAGAGATTACCGACACGTTAAAAAAATTAGACGCGATAGATCCTGTAAAATACGACTTTGCGATTTGTCGTCTCGGCATTCTCAAAATGTGTCCGCGCAAACGACGGATCGTTCAATGCCATGCCTGTCCTATCTATGATATCTGTTTGCTGTGAGAAAAAATGAGGTATGAAACGTGCCGTGGAAGAGAATGAAACAATGCAGATTTTTGAGAATTTTTTTATTTATTCGACGGTTGTGCGGATTCGGTATCCGGTTCAAATTTTTCACATTGATCATCCAATGCCACCGTGGCGCGGGTCAACTGGCAAGCGTAGGTAAAATCCATTTCCGGGCGATCCAAACTGACATACGATAATCTGTATTTACACGCCAGACACGAAACGCCGTGCGAGGGGTTGGAGCGAATGGCTTTATTTCGCAACTGCCGCATCACATCCTGATTGTTCACCGCCAATGATGCGCTTTTGGAGTGCGTTTTGGAAATCTCTTTAAAAAACACATTCATGAGCTGAATGAATTGGCTCGCTTGTGTAAGCGAACGACGCACACGATACAGGATGTATGACTGAATGGCCAATACGATGATAAAAAGCAAAAAAAGAATATTGATAAGCAGTTCGGATTGCGAAAAATGCATAGAGTTTCCTTTCTTTGCTAAGATAATTCACGTGGCGCGTAAAAGCAATCCGGGTTTATTTTTTTACAACCGCCACACATGAGCGAAACTCTTCAGTCGTCATCGCTCGCCACGAACCGGGTTGTAATCCCTCCAATGACAAGCTCATGATGCCCACACGCAATAAACGAAGCGTCGGGAAACCAGCTGCCGCTGTCATCCGCCGCACTTGGCGGTTTCGACCTTCGGTGAGTACCAACTCAACCCACGTCGTCGGAATATTTTTTCTGTAGCGGATAGGCGGATTGCGAATCGGATGATCCGGTGGCGGTTCCAATACCGTCACCCGTGCCGGCAATGTGGGTTTACCGTCCAATAGAATTCCGTGCCGCATTTTATCCAACGCTCCGTCATTAGGAATTCCCTCCACCTGCGCATGATAGGTGCGCGCATGGCCGTAACGCGGTTCGATCAAGCGATGTTGAAAATCACCGTCATCGGTGAGGATCAACAGCCCCTCGCTGTCCGTGTCCAAACGACCGACCGGATATACGTTTTTTGGAAATTTGAACTCTGCTAAGGAAGGATGTTTTTCATGCGGTGAAAACTGGCAAATAACACCGTACGGTTTATAAAAAAGTATGTATTGAAACCGCGTCAAAGGTTATGCTAAAAGTCCAAGTTTTTTCATACGCATGACAAGTGTCGTGCGTTTCATACCGAGTAATTTAGACGCTTCGGCTTTATTTTCGCCCGTTTGATGCAGCACAAACCGTATATACTCCCGTTCCATATCTTCGATCGGAAGCAGCGCACTCACACCGAAAACCGTACCCCCTTCGGGCAAAACAGGCACCACCGCCGACCGCTTGACTTTGAGCAATTCGTCAGGAATGTCGCCCATCTCCAAATGGCTACCCTCCGCGAACACCATCATGCGATGAATGATGTTTTTTAATTCGCGGATATTGCCTTTCCATTCCAAAGACGACAAATGATCCATCGCCTCGCGGGAAATCGAAACAATGGATTTGGCCGATTTTTTATTGTACTCATTGATAAAATAATTGATTAATAACGGAATATCGTCGCGGCGATCACGTAAGGGCGGCAAAGCGATCGGAAGCACATTGAGACGGTAAAACAAATCGCTGCGAAAACGTTCTGTTTTGCATTCTTCGACGAGTTCCCGATTACTGGCGGCAATAACGCGCACATTGACCGGGCGTGATTTGGTATCGCCGATGCGCCGAATCTCACGCTCCTGCAAAACCCGCAACAGACGCGCCTGCAACGGCAAACTGGTGTTTGATATTTCATCCAAAAAAATCGTTCCGCCGTCGGCTTCTTCAAAAAGTCCTTTACGATCCGCTACGGCGCCCGTAAAAGCGCCTTTGACGTGACCGAACAGTTCACTCTCCAACAGCGATTCGGACAACGCACCGCAATCCACCGCTACCATCGGAAAATTCTGACGTTGACTGTTATGATGAATGGCCCGCGCAACAAGCTCTTTGCCCGTACCGCTTTCGCCGGTAATCAGCACGGTCTCATCGGCAAGTGATGCAGCCTTGATGATGCGCCGAATCTGATTCATACTCGGACTGACGCTGACGATATTGTCCAGAGCATATTCTTTTTCGATCTCGGACTTGAGAAGAATGATTTCTTTCTGAAGTTTTTCTTTTTCCAGCTGAAGCCGGGTGATGTCATCAATACGCTGCGCGTTGGCAAGATTTTCTTCGTATTTTTCGATCGCCGCATGCACATCCCACATGAGCGCTTCACTATCCCACGGCTTGGTGATGTAACGGAAAATTTCACCCTCATTGATCGAAGCGACCAAATCGGAAATGTCCGTGTACGCCGTAAGTACGATGCGCACAATGGTGGGGTATTGCTCCTTGATTCGTTTGAGCAACTCGACACCGGTGATTTTGGGCATTTTCTGATCAACGATAGCGACCGCCACGCTGTGTTGCTGCAGCAGCTCCAAAGCCTCCAGCGCACCTTTAGCGGTATACACCTGATACTTTTCTTCGAAAAGTTTCGACAGGATATTTAATATGACCGGTTCGTCATCAACGCAGAGGATACTGTGGCGTTTGGACGTCATACGTTTTTTCTCATTTGTACGATATTCTCTATATGGTATGTGTGCGGAAACATATCTACCGGTTGTACACGTTCGATGGTATAATGCGCTTGCATCAGAGCAAGGTCGCGCGCTTGCGTAGAAGGATTGCAACTAACGTACACTATTTTATCCGGCGCCAAACGCATCACACTTCGAATGACATCTTCGTGTAACCCGGAACGCGGCGGATCGAGTATCACCACATCCGCTTTGGTTTGCAACGTATCCAGTGTCGTACGCATATCACCGTTAATAAACCGGCAATTGTCGGCGCGGTTTCGTGTGGCGTTTTTTTCCGCATTGCGGGTTGCACTTTCGATTAACTCTATACCGATCACTTCACGCGCCCGGTCGGCAATATATATCGCGATACTGCCGGTACCGCAATACAAATCCAAAACTACTTCATGACCTTTCAGATCCGCCATTTCACGGATGGTGCGATATAGCACCTCTGCGCCCAATGTATTGGTCTGAAAGAACGAACTGGATGATATTTCAAATTCAAGACCGTCTAATTTTTCCGTGATCACGCTTTGTCCATGCAAAAGATTTTCGCGTTCGGCGAACGCTACTTGCGATTTACGGTCGGTGATCCCGTTGATCAGGCTGGTAATTTGCGGAAACTTATTTATGATCGCCTGTTTAAATTCCTTCATAATCTCCGGCTGATCCGAATACGTCATAACATTGACCATCAAATGGCCGGTATGTACGGTTTCGCGAATAATCAAGAAACGCCAGAAGCCTTCGTTGGTCTGCACGGAGTACGGCGGTAATCCGCTACGCTGTGCAAAATCGCGCACAAAGGCGAGAATATCGTTAGCCAAAGGCGATTGCAAATAGCACTGATCAATGTGAAGAATTTTATCGAACCGTTGAGGAACGTGCATACCGAGCATAAACGAACGCGGCGGCCCTTCCGATGTTTTATCTACAACCCACTCCGTATCGCCGAAAGTAAACTCCATTTTGTTACGGTAATGAAAAATGCGCGGCGATCCGAGCGGTGCGGGTATATCAAGTCCTTTAAAACCGCCGATGCGTTCAAAAACATCAATCACGTTACGGCGTTTAAATTCCAACTGTGCATCATAATCCACATCCTGCCATTTGCATCCGCCGCATATTCCGTAATGCGTGCAGGCGTGATCTACGCGAAAACGCGAAGGTTCGATAATTTGCAGCGATCGGGCTTCGGCAAAATTTTTCTTCTTTTTCATTACCCGGGCTTGTACGCGATCGCCGGTAATGGCACCCTCCACAAACACGACAAAATCATGATAACGCGCCACGCCTTGACCGCCAAACGTGACCGTTTCGATATCAAGCGTCACATCGTCGCCTTTGCGCAGGATCGGTATGTCCGTCGTTTCGATCATTTTTTCTTGGCCGGTTCCAGTTCGTATTGCAATGTATAATTTTGATCCGGTGTAAAGTTACGTTCAATGGCACTCGTCACATAACCTTCTTTTTGCAGGAATATTTTATGCAAACCCGTTTTTACTGAAGGAAAAATCAAACCCGTCGGAGATTTGCCGAGCGGTTTGGACTTGAGGTCATCCAAATGCACCGATACGCCGGCCGGTTCAGAAATAACGGCAAATCCGTAACGACGCGACTCCGGACGAACACCGTCCAACGAAGCTGCAATTTTGGTCAGATCCAAATTGAGAGCTTTGGATTCGTCCGCACCGTCGAGTGTAAAATTATATTCATAGGTGTGGTACAAAAGCGGAAAACGAATTTTAATCGCGTTGCGTCCGGGTTGTAAATTATCAATAATCAACGATCCGCCAAAATTATCATCCAATGGAAATTCCGAATCATTGACATAGACACGTGTATCTTTGATCGTCTGACGATCGGAGCGTACACTCAGCGCTAAACGGCCATACGGATCATAATTACCCAGCGGATGATCACTGGGCCAAAAAAGATATGCCAGAACACACAAGATAACCAGTGCGGCGCTGCCCAAGACGAGGTGACGCTTATTCAGAACAAAATTATTGTTTTTTTCCGTATCGACCGGGCGTGTTGAGGTTTCCGCTGTTTCCACAGACACCGGAGCCGGCAAAACAAATACATTCATGTCCACAATTTTATCTTTGGTGGTTGCCGCTTCGTAATAACGAACCAACCAATCACGAATTTCTATTTGCGACATGGATTGAAGATATTTGTTGAGATCTTTGATAATCTCACTCGTCGTCGCATATCGTTGTCGGAGACTTTTGACCATAGCCCGGTGCACAATATCGACCAATGCGGGCGGCAAGTGCGGATGTGTCTCGGATAGCGGCGTAAATTTCCCCTGCGCGATCAGCGAAATCAGAGTCATGTTGGTATCGGCCGTGTACGGCTTTTTACCGGTCAGCATTTCATACATCATAATACCGAGACTGTACACATCGCTTTGCGGTGTGAGCTGATCGCCCGAGGCCTGTTCCGGCGACATATATGACGGTGTGCCAACGATCACGCCGGTCGCGGTCAGGTGACTTTTTCCGGCATCTTCTTCATGTTTGGCGATACCAAAATCCATCAGTTTGACTTGCCCGTTTTTTCCGAGACGGACATTGCTGGGTTTGATATCGCGATGAATAATTCCGTTTTCGTGCATGTGTTCCAGGCCACGGCACACTTCGCGAGCGATCATGGCGACAATCATCGGAGGAATCGTCGTTTTGGATTTGATGATCGGGCTGATATCAACGCCGTCAACGTACTCCATCACCAGATAATGATTATTCTGATCATCGGTAAAATAATCAAAGATCGCCGGGAGGTTTTCTTGTTTGAGTGTCGCCGACAACCGGGCTTCGCGTTCAAAGCGGCGCACTTTATCTTTTTGTTCGCCCTTCACGACTTTGATAGCGACGAGACGTTCCAACGCAGGATGCCGTCCAAGAAAAACGGTCGCCATACCGCCAACGCCGATTTGTTTGATGAAGTCGTAACTTTGATTGAGATTTGCCATAGTACTCGTCTGCCGCACCGCCGG
Above is a genomic segment from bacterium containing:
- a CDS encoding response regulator — protein: MIKKRILVAWLFFIGTTFLFSQSREFEFKRLTVENGLSQSNVYAIVQDYRGFIWFGTQDGLNRYDGYQFSVFKHDVDDSSSISMNWINTIYEDKHHVLWIGTQGGGLSRMNQTTEQFRNFIADGQAGSLPSNDVYAILEDHIGNFMIATGRGIVYMDREKETFRPASEVPELKYGQIKALCVERSGTVWAGTQLGGLFVRDRQGQWFRISMQIAGRPQSDEVVVTSLTEDITGQVWIGTDKGLFNWDNGTMTKYTSTKLDNKVLTDGPINQVSTDRAGRVWIGTDNFGLFGIFDTTRSEAVRFVNDQLNPRSLSENRVYSVLEDDAGNVWIGTGGGTSIWNARANKFRVYRRSLTSQNTLSHNHVWDILEDRMGYLWVGTNDGLNRLDRKTGNWKNWRYNKLHASGLSAERVWTIYETRDGEIWLGMSGGGLSRYDFATDRFTHFRHDPKNPTSINNNRVRSIVEDHDGILWVATRGGGLNRFDRKKNVFTSYQYDGPDGKSISSNDTYALLVQDSILWIGTFDNGLNSLNLRTMTFTRYTHDPRNPSSISSNKISSLCLDRNGALWIGTTEGLNRLNHQRNSFERYTPKDGLPNEVILGVLEDNKGFLWLSTNRGLARFDPLAPRGQKFRNYNPNDGLQADEFNGSSFHKSKSGELFFGGVNGFNAFFPEEIKDNTHVPSVVLTAFKIFDKPLRLQGAIAAMDQVTLGQKENAFSFEFAALDFTAPTKNQYAYKMEGFDEDWIYCGTRRYAGYTNLDGGTYTFRVKASNNDGIWNNEGIAVQVTVVPVFYKTVWFRILASLVIVLVAYSFYRSRLNRVNRIKELLERKVAERTKDLSEMNAKIMETDRLKSEFLANMSHELRTPLNAIIGFSELLIDEMRHTANADQLQNLSDIHDSGRHLLMLINDILDLSKIEAGKMELFPQQFIMEELLESVHHTMAPLLNRKNQTLSWQLDTNAPAVYADQNKIKQVLINLLSNAIKFSPHDSAIIVTSKALNTDEIDMVEIAVHDHGKGIAPENLDLIFEEFRQIDGSHARAEQGTGLGLALCRRLIEMHGGKISVESEIHHGSTFRFTIPRAVAGSSQEVMSEMPVDLTHQSLILMIEDDPQSASLLRRYLEIAGYRVAHVRNGSEALEEARRLKPMAITLDIMLPGKDGWQILQELKNDADTSDIPVFIVSVAENKELAYSLKAEDYFTKPIDRERLIHRIGQLRMRRITGEIRQILIVDDDPNALSILESFLYKNGFRVLRAHGGREALVMMHGAAIDLVLLDLMMPEMSGFEVVEAMRNEETLREIPIIILTAKDLTAEERERLRMHVRALMQKATYKTEDLIEEIRRIHPKTGALSNS
- the rlmD gene encoding 23S rRNA (uracil(1939)-C(5))-methyltransferase RlmD, with protein sequence MIETTDIPILRKGDDVTLDIETVTFGGQGVARYHDFVVFVEGAITGDRVQARVMKKKKNFAEARSLQIIEPSRFRVDHACTHYGICGGCKWQDVDYDAQLEFKRRNVIDVFERIGGFKGLDIPAPLGSPRIFHYRNKMEFTFGDTEWVVDKTSEGPPRSFMLGMHVPQRFDKILHIDQCYLQSPLANDILAFVRDFAQRSGLPPYSVQTNEGFWRFLIIRETVHTGHLMVNVMTYSDQPEIMKEFKQAIINKFPQITSLINGITDRKSQVAFAERENLLHGQSVITEKLDGLEFEISSSSFFQTNTLGAEVLYRTIREMADLKGHEVVLDLYCGTGSIAIYIADRAREVIGIELIESATRNAEKNATRNRADNCRFINGDMRTTLDTLQTKADVVILDPPRSGLHEDVIRSVMRLAPDKIVYVSCNPSTQARDLALMQAHYTIERVQPVDMFPHTYHIENIVQMRKNV
- a CDS encoding pseudouridine synthase, which codes for MTRFQYILFYKPYGVICQFSPHEKHPSLAEFKFPKNVYPVGRLDTDSEGLLILTDDGDFQHRLIEPRYGHARTYHAQVEGIPNDGALDKMRHGILLDGKPTLPARVTVLEPPPDHPIRNPPIRYRKNIPTTWVELVLTEGRNRQVRRMTAAAGFPTLRLLRVGIMSLSLEGLQPGSWRAMTTEEFRSCVAVVKK
- a CDS encoding serine/threonine protein kinase; this translates as MANLNQSYDFIKQIGVGGMATVFLGRHPALERLVAIKVVKGEQKDKVRRFEREARLSATLKQENLPAIFDYFTDDQNNHYLVMEYVDGVDISPIIKSKTTIPPMIVAMIAREVCRGLEHMHENGIIHRDIKPSNVRLGKNGQVKLMDFGIAKHEEDAGKSHLTATGVIVGTPSYMSPEQASGDQLTPQSDVYSLGIMMYEMLTGKKPYTADTNMTLISLIAQGKFTPLSETHPHLPPALVDIVHRAMVKSLRQRYATTSEIIKDLNKYLQSMSQIEIRDWLVRYYEAATTKDKIVDMNVFVLPAPVSVETAETSTRPVDTEKNNNFVLNKRHLVLGSAALVILCVLAYLFWPSDHPLGNYDPYGRLALSVRSDRQTIKDTRVYVNDSEFPLDDNFGGSLIIDNLQPGRNAIKIRFPLLYHTYEYNFTLDGADESKALNLDLTKIAASLDGVRPESRRYGFAVISEPAGVSVHLDDLKSKPLGKSPTGLIFPSVKTGLHKIFLQKEGYVTSAIERNFTPDQNYTLQYELEPAKKK
- a CDS encoding TIGR02757 family protein, with product MIRPRNATLRKRKQLLDNLYNAFDASYIASDPIQMVHRFEQPCDQEITAVLASAMAFGQVAQINKALSSVLTLMNNQPHYYVTHFDPERELPRWQKWYYRMIRPEDVLRVLYALKIILQKHQTLGKWIESHYRNEDVHLGITWSRCVDELKDTDKKHWQWRRALGVGFTFLLADPSKKSACKRAFLMLRWMVRKDSIDLGLWNLPTSKLLIPVDTHIQRIALYIGLTKRTDTSQKTAIEITDTLKKLDAIDPVKYDFAICRLGILKMCPRKRRIVQCHACPIYDICLL
- a CDS encoding sigma-54-dependent Fis family transcriptional regulator, encoding MTSKRHSILCVDDEPVILNILSKLFEEKYQVYTAKGALEALELLQQHSVAVAIVDQKMPKITGVELLKRIKEQYPTIVRIVLTAYTDISDLVASINEGEIFRYITKPWDSEALMWDVHAAIEKYEENLANAQRIDDITRLQLEKEKLQKEIILLKSEIEKEYALDNIVSVSPSMNQIRRIIKAASLADETVLITGESGTGKELVARAIHHNSQRQNFPMVAVDCGALSESLLESELFGHVKGAFTGAVADRKGLFEEADGGTIFLDEISNTSLPLQARLLRVLQEREIRRIGDTKSRPVNVRVIAASNRELVEECKTERFRSDLFYRLNVLPIALPPLRDRRDDIPLLINYFINEYNKKSAKSIVSISREAMDHLSSLEWKGNIRELKNIIHRMMVFAEGSHLEMGDIPDELLKVKRSAVVPVLPEGGTVFGVSALLPIEDMEREYIRFVLHQTGENKAEASKLLGMKRTTLVMRMKKLGLLA